The Pantoea sp. At-9b genome includes a window with the following:
- a CDS encoding glycosyltransferase family 2 protein, translated as MSQRQRLSVVMIAKNEAELLPEALASVSWADEIVVLDSGSHDATIEVARQHGAQVYQAEAWAGFGKQRQRAQAYAGGDMILMIDADERVTPPLRHAIEQVLAQPPATTVYSLGRSNLFLGRFMRHSGWYPDRVMRLYPRHLNYNDNLVHESLDTQGAPVVRLEGDLQHLTCRDLVAFQRKQLNYAEAWAQERFQRGKRCGIFSIFSHTLGAFLKTLLLRAGFLDGKQGWILAVVNAQYTFNKYSALWALHHTSTQGRV; from the coding sequence ATGTCGCAACGCCAACGCCTCTCCGTGGTGATGATCGCCAAAAACGAAGCTGAACTGCTGCCGGAGGCGCTGGCTTCCGTCAGTTGGGCGGATGAGATTGTGGTGCTGGACTCCGGTAGCCATGATGCAACCATTGAGGTTGCCCGCCAGCATGGTGCGCAGGTTTATCAGGCTGAAGCCTGGGCCGGCTTCGGCAAACAGCGTCAGCGTGCACAGGCTTACGCCGGTGGCGATATGATTCTGATGATCGATGCGGATGAGCGCGTCACGCCACCGCTACGCCACGCCATCGAACAGGTATTGGCGCAGCCTCCTGCCACTACCGTTTACAGCCTGGGCCGCAGCAACCTGTTTCTTGGCCGTTTTATGCGGCATAGCGGCTGGTATCCGGATCGTGTGATGCGCCTGTATCCACGCCATCTGAACTACAACGACAATCTGGTGCATGAATCACTGGACACCCAGGGCGCTCCCGTCGTCAGACTGGAGGGTGATTTGCAGCATCTGACCTGTCGCGATTTGGTTGCCTTCCAGCGCAAGCAACTGAATTATGCCGAAGCCTGGGCGCAGGAGCGCTTTCAGCGCGGCAAACGTTGTGGCATTTTTTCCATCTTCAGTCATACGCTGGGCGCGTTTCTGAAAACCTTGCTGCTGCGTGCCGGTTTTCTCGATGGGAAACAAGGCTGGATTCTGGCTGTCGTCAACGCACAGTACACCTTCAATAAATATTCGGCGCTGTGGGCGCTGCATCACACCTCAACACAAGGCCGCGTATGA
- the coaD gene encoding pantetheine-phosphate adenylyltransferase, translating to MSTKAIYPGTFDPITLGHLDIVTRAARMFDHIVLAIAASPSKKPLFSLDERVDLARQVTAHLGNVEVIGFSDLMANFAQAQQANVLVRGLRAVSDFEYELQLAHMNRHLLPDLESVFLMPSEGFSFVSSSLVKEVARHQGDVQAFLPAVVHQALLSKLAQP from the coding sequence ATGAGTACCAAAGCGATTTATCCCGGCACCTTTGATCCCATCACCCTCGGTCATCTGGATATCGTCACGCGGGCGGCGAGGATGTTTGACCACATTGTGTTGGCGATTGCTGCCAGTCCGAGCAAAAAGCCGCTGTTCAGCCTGGATGAACGGGTTGATTTGGCGCGTCAGGTCACCGCGCATTTGGGGAATGTCGAGGTGATCGGCTTCAGTGACTTGATGGCGAATTTCGCCCAAGCCCAGCAGGCCAACGTGTTGGTACGCGGCCTGCGTGCCGTATCGGATTTCGAATATGAGCTACAACTGGCGCATATGAATCGTCATCTGCTGCCTGACCTCGAAAGCGTGTTTCTGATGCCATCCGAAGGCTTCTCATTTGTTTCATCTTCGCTGGTCAAAGAAGTGGCGCGTCACCAGGGCGACGTGCAGGCATTCCTGCCTGCCGTGGTCCATCAGGCGCTGCTGAGCAAGCTGGCGCAGCCTTAA
- a CDS encoding glycosyltransferase family 4 protein yields the protein MTKLRLAIVRQKYRPDGGAERFISRALEALDSEQLDLNIITRSWQGTPNPAWHLHICNPAKFGRVSRERGFAVAARACWEREKFDIVQSHERIAGCDIFRAGDGVHRVWLEQRARIVSTWQRLSATLSPYHRYVLQAEREMFNAPSLKAVICNSEMVKQDILRCFSLDASKIHVIHNAIDSQRFQPATEAQRFSSRQQLRLPQDATVMIYVGSGFERKGLKAAIEAVARSDRFLVVVGQDKQLSRYQQWANQLNCLDRLRFVGVQQDVQPFYHAADALLLPTLYDPFPNVVLEAMACGLAVITSTGCGGAEFIQAGQEGFVCDALDIKALNDAVRAIPSLSQNSALGEAARRRIEPFGPQRLAQALTSLYQQVLKPV from the coding sequence ATGACTAAGCTACGCCTGGCAATTGTCCGGCAGAAATATCGCCCGGACGGCGGGGCCGAACGCTTTATTTCGCGCGCACTGGAAGCCCTGGACAGTGAGCAACTGGACCTGAATATCATTACCCGCAGCTGGCAAGGCACGCCAAATCCGGCCTGGCATCTGCATATTTGCAACCCGGCTAAGTTTGGTCGCGTCTCGCGTGAACGCGGTTTTGCCGTGGCGGCCCGCGCCTGTTGGGAGCGGGAAAAGTTTGATATTGTGCAAAGCCATGAGCGGATCGCTGGTTGCGATATTTTTCGCGCGGGTGATGGCGTGCACCGTGTCTGGCTGGAGCAGCGCGCGCGCATTGTCTCAACATGGCAGCGACTGAGCGCGACGCTGAGCCCCTACCATCGCTATGTATTGCAAGCCGAACGCGAAATGTTCAATGCCCCGTCGCTGAAAGCCGTAATCTGTAATTCTGAGATGGTAAAGCAGGATATTTTGCGTTGTTTCTCGCTGGATGCCAGCAAGATCCATGTGATTCACAACGCCATTGATAGCCAGCGCTTCCAACCGGCCACCGAAGCCCAACGTTTCTCCTCACGCCAGCAGCTCAGGCTGCCGCAGGATGCCACGGTGATGATTTACGTCGGCTCCGGCTTTGAGCGCAAAGGATTGAAAGCCGCCATTGAAGCGGTGGCGCGCAGCGATCGCTTCCTGGTTGTCGTCGGACAGGATAAGCAGTTGTCACGTTATCAGCAGTGGGCTAATCAGCTAAATTGTCTGGATCGCCTGCGATTTGTCGGCGTGCAGCAGGATGTACAACCTTTCTATCATGCTGCTGATGCCTTGTTGCTACCGACACTCTATGATCCTTTTCCGAATGTGGTGCTGGAAGCGATGGCCTGTGGCCTCGCGGTGATTACCAGTACGGGATGTGGTGGCGCGGAATTTATTCAGGCTGGTCAGGAAGGCTTCGTGTGTGATGCCTTGGATATCAAGGCATTAAATGACGCGGTACGGGCAATTCCGTCACTTTCACAAAACTCCGCGCTGGGTGAAGCCGCACGCCGCAGAATTGAACCTTTTGGTCCGCAACGACTGGCGCAGGCGCTTACCTCGCTTTACCAGCAAGTGCTGAAGCCTGTTTGA
- the waaA gene encoding lipid IV(A) 3-deoxy-D-manno-octulosonic acid transferase, whose protein sequence is MTILYTALLYLIQPLIWLRLWLRGRKAPAYRKRWAERYGYCSGKVEPNGIVLHSVSVGETLAAVPLVRALRHRYPTLPITVTTMTPTGSERAQSAFGKDVHHVYLPYDLPGAINRFLDTVNPKLVIIMETELWPNIIRILHQRQIPLVIANARLSERSAKGYKKLGGFMRDLLQRITLIAAQNQEDGDRFLSLGLKRSHLAVTGSLKFDISVTPELAAKAVTLRRQWAPRRPVWIATSTHEGEETIVLDAHRRLLAQFPDLLLILVPRHPERFKDACELTQKRGFSFTLRSSGEIPSSATQVVIGDTMGELMLLYGIADLAFVGGSLVERGGHNPLEPAAHAIPVLMGPHIWNFKDICARLQQAEGLITVTDVVSLEKEVANLLQDDDYRRYYGRHAVDVLHQNQGALQRLLHLLEPHLPPRAH, encoded by the coding sequence ATGACGATTCTATACACAGCCCTGCTCTACCTGATTCAGCCTCTTATCTGGCTGCGCCTGTGGCTGCGCGGTCGAAAAGCCCCGGCCTATCGCAAGCGCTGGGCGGAACGCTATGGCTATTGCAGTGGCAAAGTGGAGCCGAACGGCATTGTGCTGCATTCCGTTTCGGTAGGGGAAACGCTCGCCGCAGTGCCGCTGGTCCGCGCATTACGCCATCGCTACCCGACGCTGCCGATCACCGTGACCACCATGACCCCCACAGGCTCAGAACGCGCGCAATCGGCGTTTGGCAAAGATGTACATCACGTTTATCTGCCTTATGATCTGCCCGGTGCGATTAATCGTTTCCTTGATACCGTCAACCCGAAGCTGGTGATCATCATGGAAACCGAGCTGTGGCCTAACATCATCCGCATTCTGCATCAGCGCCAGATTCCGCTGGTGATTGCCAATGCGCGCCTCTCAGAACGTTCCGCCAAAGGCTACAAAAAGCTGGGCGGCTTTATGCGCGACCTGCTGCAACGCATCACATTGATCGCGGCGCAGAATCAGGAAGATGGCGACCGTTTTCTCAGCCTTGGATTAAAGCGTTCACATCTGGCGGTCACCGGGAGCCTGAAGTTTGATATCTCCGTTACGCCTGAGCTGGCAGCAAAAGCCGTCACGTTGCGCCGCCAGTGGGCACCGCGCCGTCCGGTGTGGATTGCCACCAGCACCCACGAGGGTGAAGAAACCATTGTGCTGGATGCGCATCGTCGCCTGTTGGCGCAATTTCCTGATCTGCTGCTGATTCTGGTGCCGCGTCATCCGGAGCGTTTCAAAGATGCCTGTGAATTGACGCAGAAGCGTGGTTTCAGTTTCACGCTGCGCAGCAGTGGTGAGATCCCGTCCAGTGCCACCCAGGTGGTGATTGGCGATACTATGGGCGAACTGATGTTGCTGTACGGCATTGCCGATCTGGCGTTTGTCGGCGGCAGCCTGGTGGAACGTGGCGGTCATAATCCGCTCGAACCCGCTGCCCATGCGATTCCAGTTCTGATGGGACCTCACATCTGGAACTTCAAAGATATCTGCGCCAGGCTGCAACAGGCAGAGGGGCTGATTACCGTCACCGATGTGGTGTCACTGGAGAAAGAAGTCGCTAACCTGCTGCAGGACGATGACTATCGTCGCTACTATGGTCGCCACGCGGTTGACGTGCTGCATCAGAACCAGGGCGCCTTACAGCGTCTGCTACATTTACTCGAACCCCATTTACCACCGCGAGCACACTAA